The nucleotide sequence AGGCTTTTATCCTGACTACCGCCAGCCCCAGCTGTTTCGAAAAGGAACCCTGCATTTTAAGACAGATGACCCTGTGCATGAGGAGTATACAATACGTTCTGCTCAACCGGTGAGCTATCTTCAGCAACCTATTTGGCAGTTTCCCTATAAAAATTTGGAAGAGGTCGCTCGAAAGGCAAATCGATACTCTACCTTAGGAGCCCAAAAACTGCAACAGCGCGGGCGCCGAGGAGGGATGCTGAAGGCCCTTGGACGCGGCCTGTGGTCCTTTTTTCACATGTACTTCCTGAAAAAAGGCATCTTGGATGGTTGGCCTGGCCTCGTTATTGCGATCGGTAATTTTGAAGGGACCTGGTACAAATACGCCAAGCTCCATGAGTTGGAAGAAAACTGGCAAGCGCCTGAGTCTCCTCCTTTACGAAGGACATAAAAAGCGCTCCCCCCGGCCTGCGGCCAGGACCAAACTTCAAAGTAACAGTGACGTACACGTCATATTGCTTAGAAGAATGGGTGAATGCTTACCTTACAAAGTATGCATCCACTCCCCGTTCACACCACACCCTCTTTTGCTCAATGGTTTCCTTGAGCAGGCGGTCATTCTCCGGGAGATAGCTGCGGTCATTTCTTGGATGATAGAGATGGTAGGCCAAGGCGTTGAATTTAACACTTCTTCGCATGAGCCCGTAATTCAGTAGTCTGGCCGTGAATTCAGAGTCTTCTCGGCCCCAGCCGATAAAATCTTCATTAAAGCCATTCACTGCCAGGGCATCCTTACGCCAAAAGGCAAAATTGCAGGTCCTCACCCCGTTCATCCCTCTGTTTTTAAAAGAAACCAAACGCGAGAGAAAGGCCGAGCGGAGGCAATTCTTTCTATTTTCAACCCCTTTTTTACAGAGGGTCTCTGGCATTTTTTTCCGGGCAAGAACAAGTCCTGAGAGCTCTTCTTTAAGGAGCACTCGGGTGCCCTGAACAAAACAACCAGGCTGGGCAAAATGGATATGGTCGGCAATGAAATGCTTTTCCATGACGATATCGCCGTCAATCAGGACGATATAATCACCAGTTGTCTTGGCTATAGCCTTATTCCTGCTTGCTGAAAGCCGAAACCCCTCATCTTGCTGCCAGGAGTGAACCACTGGGAATGTTGCCTGTGCAGCAATCCGTGCAATTATTTCTCCTGTATCTGGCCTTGAGCCATCATCAGCAACAATAATCTCGCTCGGCTTCTTCTCTTGTTGTAACCCGCTCAGCAGAGAAAGCTCTAAGGCCTCTTTCCAGTTATAGGTCGTTATAATGAGACTAACATCCATGGTCTTTCAGGCGAATTCTTCGGCATTTTGAAGCTTTTTTTCTGAGGCGAGAGGCAAGCGCAAAAGAGAGGTCGCTGCTTCGAACACCATTTTCGGGGAGATCTTATGCATGCAGGAGAGATGCAAGCAGCTGCGTTTTCTGCATTCAAGGCAGTCGAGTGCTTCTGCCCGGATGATGCGATGCTCGTTTTCTTGCGGGCTATAGGGACCAACTCTGCTTGGATGGGTCGGGCCAAAGAGAGCCACTACAGGGGTACGAGCTAAGGCTGCGATGTGCATGGGGCCGGAGTCAAGACCAATATAGAGAGAGGCATGCTGAATCAGAGCAGCTGACTGGGGCAGCGTTAAACGGCCAGCGGCAATGATAGGCTCTGTCTGCATCAATCGGACGATTGAAGAGAGATACTCCGTGTCCTGAGGACTCCCACCAAACACCACCGGTATACTCTTTTCATGCAGTTGATCAGTGAGGGTGGCCCAATGCTCAATAGGCCAAAATTTGCTCTGCCAGCGGGCGGCGGGATTGGCATAAACTATGGGAGAGGTCGTATCAGTACGAATCTGCTGCGCGTGAAGAAATTGCCACATGGCTTGGCGGTCTTCTTCCCCCGTGCAGAGGTGAAAATCTGCATCTGCCACCTTAACCCTCAGGTAGGAGCAGAAGAGCAGGTTTTTATCCTGGGCATGCTCTGTCGTATCGGGAATATCAATGAGATGCTCCTGAAAAAAGCTATTGAGCTCTTTGGCTTGGCCGAATCCCACTCGTTGCCCTCCAGGGTTTGTTCGGCCCAGGAGACCACTGCGAAAAGAGGCATGCAGATCAAGGATCAAATCGTAGGGTTCCGACCTAAACTGCCGACGTAATCTTTGTAAGGTGGTGAACGTTGCCTGCAAGGCCTTGAGCCAAGCCCCTCGACCTGCCTGGGGGTCGCTGGTCGAGGGGATATGGATCGGGTAGACTGCATCAATGCTGTCGTCTGCCTGTAATAACGGGGCAAAGGCCCGTTGCGCAATCCAGCCAATAGAGCTGTTGGGAAAACAGCGCTTAATGGCATGGGCGACCGGCAGGGTATGCACGATATCGCCCAACGAGCTGGGCTTAATAATCAGGATGCGTTTATTGTTCAGCAACATGTTTCGACCTGATCTTCAACCTGATCTTCGGCCAATGCGATGAGTTTTTGCACGGCATCCGCAACGGTCGGCAGCTTACTGAAATCTCTTGCTGGCATTGTCTGGAGGGTCGCGTTTTGTTCTTCCTGGACAAAATCGTCCAGAATTTTATCCAGAGCCCCGGCAATGGCTTGAACATTATTAGCTGGCACAGCCAAATGACCATGTTCTGTGAGCATGCTGTCCAGTTCCTCATTATTATAGACCAGACCGATAATGGGGCGTCCGGTCAGGAGATATTCATAGACCTTGGAGGGGATGGTCTCACAGGAAAAATAGATAATATTCTGGATAACCAGTAGGCAATCAGTCTGCTGCATGGCGACCAAGGCCTGCTGTCGTGAAACAATCCCATGCCGAACAACCAGGTCAGTAAGCCCAAGCCGCTCCATTTCCCGCTCAGACGCTCCGTCAAAAGACCCGTACACGTCGACCTGCACTTTTTCACGGAATCCCGCCCGCTCTTTATACCGATTGAGAACCTGATGTAGGGCCTGGAAGAAGGTCACCAAGTTGCGGGTTCCAGCCAGCGAACCAAAATGAGCAAAATGGCAGCGTTCTTTTTTGCAGAAATGCTGTTGAAAAAGTTCCGGTATTGAGCCTGGATACACAACAGCTCCACGACATTGCCCGCCTGTCCTTCTCCTGCAATGCCGCATCGCTGCCTGAACGAGAAAGACAAATGCATCCGCATGTTGACCTATCTTTTTTTCCAGGGCCTTGTATACCCGTAATACTCTTTTGCCCCGTCGCCAGCCATGATCATGCACCAAGGGGTCCTGGGTTTCAGCAATCCAGGTACAACCGGTCCAACGTTTGATCAGCAGGCCAGCAACGTGGGCTGAGGCAGATCCTCCTGTGGAATAGACAACTTCCGGTCGCAGTTGCCGACAGAGGAGGAAGCCACGCAACGAGGCAAGAAAACACCAGGACCACTCACTCTCCATATTGATGAGGATTTTTTCAAGGAGGTAAAAAGGGAATATCGGTATCATACAGATGGATTCAACCAGTTTGAACTGCCAACGTTTCTGGAGATGTTTTCGGAGAAAATGGCGGAGTTCAAAACGGATGCCTGAGGGGGCAAGGCTCAGGGTTCTGAAATGTATCCATTTATCTGAAGGGTTGCCAACCGGACCGCTGAGCAGAATCGGCTCAATTCCTTGGTCGCGGAAAAAAGGCAGGCGATCATCAATATGTTGAGAGCAGGCTGAGCCTGGAATATTGGCCCGGTAAGAGAGAATCAACCAGCATCTTGGAGAGGCATTTTCGGCAAGGACCTCCTGGAGCCGTTGATCAGGTTTCTCTTTAAACAGGGCTGCTGCCATGACAACAAAGAAGAAGGCGGTTTGATAGACTGTAAGGTAGGATTCTGCCAACATTATGACCAGGAAGAAGAGAGGCAGTGCTATGCGGAGCCGCTGGAATGGGTCCGGGAGCAATTTTGCCAGCACGAACATGATGATAAAGATCAACAAAAAGAGGAGGAGACCTGCTCCGCCAAGCATGGCACCTACCAGTACATACTGATTATGGGGGTTGTCGGTTGCAATGCTGGCCGGACTTCTTGTGCTGTTGACCTCGGCATAGGCAGACTGAAAGTCACCGGTTCCCACCCCAAACCATGGATGATGTCGAATTATTTCAAGAGAATTTTGAAAGAACAGTAGGCGCATGCCCACCGAGGTGTCAGGATTTTTTTGAAAACCTTCTATTTCCTGCCGGGCCAAATTAACCCGTTGTTGGAAAGTCGGACTGTACAGGTATCCTATGATGCTGATGGAGGGCAGGAGGAGAAGGATCGCTAAAGTCGCCTTGAGTCGATTTTGGGCAAAGATCTGGAATAGCAGCAGGCCCATAAGGACAAGAAAAACCGCTTGGCCGGTCCTCCCCTCGGTGATGAACATATTCACCGTCATCAGGGCGGCAAGGGAAAAAAGAAGCAGACGAGCAGCAGGGTTCCGGCGAGCCAGCCCCCAAATTGCCTCATGAAAAAGCAAATATATGGCAAAGGCCAAGAGGGGATTATAGATAACGTGAAAGGTCTTCGGGGTCAGGTGGGTTGGGCTGACATCTGCATACTGCACCAGCCCAAAACGAGCCAGAAAGGTCATGCCCATAGCCAGCGTCATCCCGCCCAGGAAGGCATAAAGATATAAGGCGCGATAGCGATAGGCTGCTGCGGTCAGGATCACAGGCAGCAGAGCAAGCTTCCATTGGTCTTTCAGGGCCTCAAGTCCAGCTACAAGGTCATCGGTCCAAAGGAGGCCCAGGCAGAGCAGGGCAAGAAAGGAAAATACGGCAACTGCAACGGGGTGAGAAACGATCTCAAGACCTTTTTCTATAAATCTGCCCTCAAGCAGCCAGAGCAAGAGAATCAGGATGGCCAGCACAGAAACCGCTGAGGTGGACAGGGGCACAGCAAAGGCCAGCAGCGCAGGGAGCAGGCTATTGATCTGGCCGACCCGGTCGCGAAAGGAGCGGGAAAGGGGACTTTTCTGTTCGGGTGTTGGGTTCATCGATATCTTGGTTATCTGTCAGCATACTGCATGGTATATAACCCTTCATAGACACCATGCTCCTTGAGGAGGTTCTCATGGGTTCCCTCTTCCACCAATCGTCCGTCCTGCATCACAATGATGCGGTCGGCATTCTTGATTGTGGAAAGGCGATGAGCGATGACAATAGTGGTCCGGTTTTTCATCAGGTTGTCCAGGGCTTTTTGAACCTTGCGTTCTGATTCCGTGTCCAGGGCCGAGGTGGCCTCATCCAGAACCAAGATTGGTGCGTCTTTGAGGATGGCCCGGGCAATAGACACGCGCTGACGTTGGCCCCCGGAAAGACGGGTTCCTGATTCACCGATCACTGTATCGAAACCTTTGGGCAGATCCTCAATAAACTCCAGGGCAAAGGCGGCTTCCGCAGCCTGCCGGATGTCCTCATCTGTGCAGTTTGGACTGCCATAGCCGATATTCTTTCCCACTGTATCGTTGAACAGGATGGTTTGCTGAGTGACTAAGGCAATCTGGCTGCGCAGAGAGTGCAGGGTCAGGTCCCGGATATCATAGCCATCAATACGTAGGGTCCCTTGGGTGATATCGTGAAATCGAGGGATCAGGCTGGCCAGGGTTGTCTTGCCGCCGCCGGAAGGACCGACGACTGCGAGAATTTCTCCTTGGGCAACCTTGAGGCGGATATCCCGCAGCACGGGTTCTTCCTTATCGTAGGAAAAGGTGACCTTATCGAATTCAATGGCATCATGAAAACGGGGCAGTACTTGACTGTTCGGCTTTTCTTTGATCTCCGGCTCAATGTCGAGCAGGTTAAAGACGCGGATGGCAGCGGCCATACCCGACTGGATTGTCGAGTTGATTTTGCTCACGCCTTTGACCGGCTCATAAAGCATAACCAAGGCGGTGAGAAAGGACATAAAGGTGCCTGGTGTGGAATTGCCGCCAAGAACCTGCATACCCCCGAACCAGATAATTAGGGCCATGCCGATTCCGCCGAGAAACTCAATTAGGGGATGAGAAAGGCTCCGGAACTTGGTTTCCGTCATCAGGGTGTCAAAAAGGTACTGCATTTTTTTTCCAAAGAGCTTCTTTTCCTGCTCTTCCATGCAGAAGGCCTTGACGATGCGGGCGCCTCGGATGGTCTCGTTGAGAAAATCACTGGCTTCCCCCATGCCCTGCTGATAGCTGGTGCTGATCCGACGAAATTTTTTACCAAAGACCACAATGGGCACCGCAGCCATAGGGATGAAGATCAGCGAGACAAAGGCCAGTCGCCAATCCATATAAAAAATCACGCCGAGAAGACCGCATACCGTAAAGAAATCTCGCAGCAAATGGATAAGCGCATGGGAGACAGATCCCTGGAGCATACTGACATCGTTCATGATCCTGGAGATGAGCTCGCCGGTGGAGTTCTTATGAAAAAAGCCCATAGACAGGTCATTGAGATGGGCATAGATCCTGTTGCGCAGATCTTTAATTACGCATTGCCCAATCCATTCAAGAAGATAAGAGTAGAGAAAATAAAAGACGCCTTTCACTAAAAAAACAGTGAGCAGGGCAAGGGGAAGGATGACCAACCATTCTTCATTTTTTTGGTAAAAGATCTCATCAAGCAATGGCTTGACCATGTAGGCCTGAGCCGCATTGAAGCCAGCAACAATAATCATTGCCAGCATGGCAATAACCAATTTTTTCCTGTACGGTTGCATGACCTGATACAGGCGGGTGAGTATGGTCTTGTTTGTCATAAAATAGCATCGTTTTTTTTCAAAAGCGTTGTGCAGCGCCTTGGCCAGATCCCTTGTCCTCTCAGCAGGATAGCAACACAGGTGCTTCTTTCAAAGAATATGCTGAGAAGCACGGAAAACCGGTGACTGAGGAGGCTGGGAAGGTATGTTCATACAGATGCTGGGAACCTATATTATGCCTTAGCAAATATCAAGTAAATAGTAGGATGCTGCTCAAAATAGCTGGTAAAAGATGGGCGGCCAGATGATTCTCATAGCGGAAGAGAAGAACAGGCTGTACAGGGAGGAGCAAGCTACAGGTTGAAGGTTTGTCGTGGAGAGTGTAGAATGCGCCCCTGTTGTCTCCGGGTATACGTTCTGACCTGTATCTTACTGCAAATTTCCGAGCGGAGTTTATCTTTCATGCAACGCTTTATTTTTTCAATACTTGCTGCTCTGTTGTTCCTTGTTGGTTGCTCCTCAAAGCCGATTCGCCATTTGGCCTCAGATGCTGCTTTAGTTGAGCCGGGAAAATCTACACGAGAGGAGGTAGTGCGTTATCTGGGGCAGCCTGATAGACGCCGCCGCCTTTCCCCCGGTGTGGAGGAATATGTCTACTATAATGAACGCAAAGGATTTTTCGGGAAGTTGCCCTTTGCTGGTAAGCTGGCTGATCCCAAAAGCTATGAAATGATCCTGGTCACCCTGGATGGCGATGTGGTGACGGATTGTGATTTTCTGATCCATAAAGCAGGTGATGAGGACTGGGCGAGCGACTTGAACGGAGATGAACTTCCGTGAGTGCAAGCGCCCTCTCTGCTTTTGCCATTCATCGGCAACGAATGACGGAAACGCTTGTTGAACGCGGCATTCAAGATCCTGCGACGTTGCGTGCCATGACCGAGGTGCCTCGACATCAGTTTGTCGAAGATGCTATGCAGGCCCGGGCCTATGGTGATTTCCCCTTGCCCATTGGTTCTAACCAGACTATCTCCCAACCCTTTGTTGTCGCCTTGATGACCCAGGCACTCTGGCTTCAGGGCCATGAACGGGTGCTGGAAATCGGCACGGGCTCCGGTTATCAGGCTGCGGTGCTTTCCCGGCTCTGCAGGCAGGTGTACACGGTCGAACGGATCCATTCCCTCCTTGGCCGCGCCCGGAAGGTCTTTGATCAACTCCATTATTATAATATTATTTCCTGCATAGATGATGGTACGGTGGGCTGGGCTGATCAGGCCCCTTTTGATGCGATCGTGGTGACAGCAGGCGGCCCAAAGATTCCAGAACCCCTGGTGGAGCAGCTGGCAGATCCGGGCAGGATGGTTATGCCGGTGGGTACGCAAGAAGAGCAGGAATTGCAGCTTCTGGAGAAGCGCAACAGAAGAATCAGGATACAATCTATCGGGCATGTTCGCTTTGTCAACCTGATAGGGGAACACGGCTGGAGAGAATAGATGGAGAAGGAAGAGGGAAAGGCGCAAAAGGAGCAGGAGCTACGTGCTGCCAAGCAAAAAAAGCCCGGCCTGATCCGGCGTCTCTATGATTGGATGTTGAGCTGGGCAGACAGTCCCTATGGGCTGCATGCCCTTGTCATTATCTCATTTGCCGAATCCAGCTTTTTCCCCATTCCACCTGATGTGCTGCTGATTGCCTTGGTCCTTGGGGCAACCACCCGTTGGTACAAGTTTGCCTTGTGGTGCACCTTGGCCTCAGTGGTTGGCGGGCTGGCTGGCTACGGTATTGGGGTCTTCGGCTGGGAGACTATCGGGCAATGGATTATCCAGCACATCGCCCATATGAAGTTGACTGAGGTGAATGGTCGACTGGACATAGCGCTTCCCACCTACCTTGTCTCCAGTTTGGGCACTTCCTTAGGCGGAGAATACCTCTTTCAGGTCTACGATCACTGGAACGCCTGGATTGTCTTTGTCTTTGGCCTGACACCTCTGCCATACAAGCTGGTCACCATTACCGCTGGCGTAGCCCGGGTCAATCTCCCGGTTTTCTTGGTCGCCTCCATCCTTTCCCGGTCCTTGCGCTTTTTCCTGGTGGCCTGGATCCTCTCAAAATGGGGTGTTCCAGCAAGGCGCTTTATTGATCGCTATTTCAATCTACTGTCAATTGCTTTTGTTGTGTTACTGGTTGGTGGTTTTTTAATTTTAAAATTGGTTATGTAACCTACCTGCCTTCTCATTGAATGCGGCGATTTACCTCGATCGTATTTCTTGAGAAGAACGTTTTTTTTCGACCAGGACCGTTTTTTCTTGACCAAAAAAGTGCCGCTGGTATTATAGAGGGTTTGTGTTAATTGGGGGCCTATAGCTCAGTTGGCTAGAGCCACCGGCTCATAACCGGTAGGTCCTTGGTTCGAATCCAAGTAGGCCCACCAATTTTCAGAAAGCTTAAGCAGAGAAATAGGAGATGGGCTATGACCAGCTCCTTTTTGATAACCTCATTCTTTTATCGTCTTTTGAGTCCTCATACCTTGAGCAAAAAATCCTGCCTGCTAAGGAGCTTTTCCTTACAGGACAGCAGAAAGCAAACGTCAATATGAGAGGTACACCCTTTATGGGCTGTGCCTCTTTTTCTTTTTATTGTGGTAAAAGTTCAGAATATACTTGATATTCTTCAAGGGATAGCCCCTCTTGATCTCGCTCAGTCCTGGGATAATGTCGGTCTGCTCGTCGGCAACCCTGACAGTAGGGTCACCTCGATTCTCCTTGCCCTGGACCCGACCACGTCCCTGCTGGCCGAGGCAGAGCGATGCCAGGCCGAACTTATCATCACCCATCATCCGGCTATCTTTCATCCTCTGAAAAGCCTGCGTTCGGATCGTCCTACAGAAAAATTTTCTCATGCCGCTGTGCAGGCGGGGATACATGTCATCGGTTGTCATACCAATCTGGATGCCACCTCTGGCGGGGTGAATGATGTGCTCGCGCAACTGCTTCACCTGCAAGAGACGACTCCTCTGCTGCCAGACGGCAGAGAGTATTGCGGAAAAAAAACAGGCCTGGGTCGAATCGGGATGCTTGCGGAGCCGATTTCTTCGGAGCATTTTCTGGAACAACTGGATGCCGTGCTTTCTCCCCCTTGGTTGCTGGAAGCGGGGTCACGGCCTGCCAAGGTTGCCCAGGTCGCGGTGTGCGGCGGATCCTGCTCTGATGTTGCTGCGACGGCCTTAGCTGCCGGAGCAGATGTGTTTCTCACCTCTGAAATTAAGCATGATGTAGCCCGCTGGGCTGAAGAAGCTGGGCTCTGGTTGCTTGATGGCGGGCATTTTGCTACGGAATATCCGGCAATGGAAGGATTACGACAGTTGCTCGTTGCGAGGATGGAGACCGCTGGTCTGGAAGTGCAGGTGCAATGCGCTCAACAGGAGCCCCCACTACGCTTGGCAGCTGGAAAAAGTCGCTGAGGAAACTGGCGGTTTATGCGGCAAGAGGAGAAGGAATGAGCATCGCCACAGATTTTTTTGATACTATTTTTTTCAATTTTTAACACGCCGGCCTTTCTATGGGTCGGATTGGATACATGAGGAGTTTACCTTGAAAGAAGATATCAGCGTGCTTATAGCCCTGCAGGAACTTGATACAGAACTTTCTGGATTTGACCGGAAAATTGAGGAACAGAAACAGGAGTTGACAGCGCGCGAGCAGGCCATCGCTGAAAAAGAAGCCCTTGCTGGCCAATGCAAGGAAAAAGCGGTGGAACTGGAGCAGAGCCAACGTGATATCAAGGCAGGCAGCGAAGATGCCGCAGAGCGCATTAAGGATCGCCAGAGCAAGATGATGCAGGTGCAGACCAGCCGGGAGCATCAGGCCTTGCTCAAAGAGATTGAAGAGGCGAAAAAGACCATCAAGGATGCTGAGGAACAGCAGCTTCAGGTGCTGGAGCAGGTCGAGGCAGAAGAGGCCCAGGCCAAAGAGCTGGAGAATCTCTGCACAGGTGAACGGAAGTTGCTTGCTGAGGAGACCGGCAAGGTGGAAAAGGCCATTGAAGGCCTTAATAAGCAGCGTTTGGCTGTGCAGGAGAAACGCGATCAGCTTGCGCAGAATGTCCCTTCCTCCCGGATAAAACGCTATAACAAGCTCCTCAAAAAGCGTGAAGGGCTTGCCGTTGTTCAAGTCATTGATGCAGTTTGCCAGGGCTGCTTTATGACCATACCGCCGCAGAAGTATAATGATATCCGTTTGGGGGAGCAGATCTATTCCTGCCCGACCTGCCAGCGTACGCTCTATTATCTTCCTGAGCCTGAAGAGGCTGATGCCTAATTCTTCCTTAGATCAAGCTGCTCTTGCAACTGCTCTTGGGAAACAGCTGCCAGATGCTACCTTGGCAACCCTGTTCCCGGATTATGCCCTTGCTGAGATACGCGCGGTCCTGCGGGGCCAACAGAAGACAGCGCGCCCGCTTATCCAGGCTGTTCAGCAGCAGAGCCTGTTTTCCGAACCGGCTGCCGATACCGCTCTTGCCTGTCAACTCTTTAGCGACGGGGCCTCCCGGGGGAATCCCGGAGAAGCTGGGGCCGGGAGCGTCCTTTTGGATGGCAAAGGTCAGGAACTTGCGGCCCGTTCCCGTTACCTCGGCCAGTGTACTAATAATGTAGCAGAGTACAAGGCCCTTGTTCTTGGCCTGCAATCCGCCCTTGAGCTGGGCTGCGCCCGGCTGGAGATCTTCCTTGATTCCCAACTGATTGTCCGGCAGATTCAGGGACAGTACAAGGTCAAGAATGCAGCGTTGAAGCCCCTTTTTGAAGAGGTAAAGGCCCTGCTTGGTGAACTAAAGCACTGGTCTATTGCCCATGTGCCCCGGGAGCAAAATAAGCGAGCCGATGCCTTGGCGAACCAGGGCATTGATGAAAAGGCGGCCTGATTCTGCGCCAGATAAGGAGTTCTCTCGTATCTTCGAGAAATATTGCAGACTGAAGGCTGAACATTTCTGGATTTTTCCAGAAGATTTCTCCTTTCAACCCAAAAATCTTCTGCCATTACCCAGAAAGATCCTGGCTTTTCCCGAGAAGCCTTTTGGTCTGGAATAGGAAAAATCTTGTTTATTATAGAGGCAGCTTTTGCTGTAACAGGCTGTGCTTGGGAGATGTATATAGTTGCAGGGCGGATGCATGGTCGCTCCGGCTTTAAGCCGGTGAGGAAAGTCCGAACACCAAAGGGCGCGGTGGTTCCTAACGGGAACTCCGGGTAACCGGGGGAAAGTGCCACAGAAAAGACACCGCCGATGGAACGGGTAACCGTTCACAGGTAAGGTTGAAATGGTGAGGTAAGAGCTCACCGCCTTTGTGGCGACATAAAGGGCAGGGTAAACCCCACCGGGTGCAAGACCAAATAGGGAAACGTTTGAGGGCTGCCCGCCCAAAGTTTCCGGGTAGGTTGCACGAGGTGCCGGGCAACCGGCATCCCAGTCAAATGATCATGGCCTGCTTCGGCAGGAACAGAATTCGGCTTACAGTCCGCCCTGTTTTTTTCAGCAACATATTCAAGGTTGCTCAATGTCCTACAGTCGTTTTGAGCCCAAAGCGGTTATATCCCTGCTCGGCCTTTATCCGGTCGAGCAGTCGGGGAAAATTTCATAAATCTTTTGCGTCATGGTGGACGGAAATGCCTGAAACTTCAACCTGTACAACCGCTGCCATTATCCCGGCAGCAGGCTTCGGTACCCGGATGGGAGCCGATATCCCTAAGCAATTCCTTGAACTGGCCGGAGAACCCCTCCTGGTGCGTACCCTGCGGGTCTTCCTTGCCCACCCGGCTCTCCATCTTATCATGCTTGTCCTGCCTCCTAAGCATCTTCAGTCCGGCAAAGAACAGCTCCTTCCCTTCCTGACCCCAGAACAACAAGAGAAGATCCTCTATACCGCCGGAGGCGAAACCCGCCAACACTCGGTACAAAACGGTGTACAGGCCCTGCCTGCTTCCATTGAACGAATTTTTGTCCATGATGGGGCCCGCCCCTTGGTCAGTGCGGAGATTATCGATCGCTGTCTTGCTGGCATTGAGGAACACGGGGCTGTGATTGCGGCGGTCCCGGTCAAGGATACCCTGAAAGAGGTCGAGGACGGTACCGAGATCATTGGCACTGTGGATCGCTCTCTGCTCTGGCAGGCCCAAACCCCCCAGGCTATGGATCTGCATTTGCTGGAACGGGCCTATGAGTATGCGGCAGCCAC is from Candidatus Electrothrix sp. GW3-4 and encodes:
- a CDS encoding protein-L-isoaspartate(D-aspartate) O-methyltransferase, producing MSASALSAFAIHRQRMTETLVERGIQDPATLRAMTEVPRHQFVEDAMQARAYGDFPLPIGSNQTISQPFVVALMTQALWLQGHERVLEIGTGSGYQAAVLSRLCRQVYTVERIHSLLGRARKVFDQLHYYNIISCIDDGTVGWADQAPFDAIVVTAGGPKIPEPLVEQLADPGRMVMPVGTQEEQELQLLEKRNRRIRIQSIGHVRFVNLIGEHGWRE
- a CDS encoding glycosyltransferase family 9 protein, coding for MLLNNKRILIIKPSSLGDIVHTLPVAHAIKRCFPNSSIGWIAQRAFAPLLQADDSIDAVYPIHIPSTSDPQAGRGAWLKALQATFTTLQRLRRQFRSEPYDLILDLHASFRSGLLGRTNPGGQRVGFGQAKELNSFFQEHLIDIPDTTEHAQDKNLLFCSYLRVKVADADFHLCTGEEDRQAMWQFLHAQQIRTDTTSPIVYANPAARWQSKFWPIEHWATLTDQLHEKSIPVVFGGSPQDTEYLSSIVRLMQTEPIIAAGRLTLPQSAALIQHASLYIGLDSGPMHIAALARTPVVALFGPTHPSRVGPYSPQENEHRIIRAEALDCLECRKRSCLHLSCMHKISPKMVFEAATSLLRLPLASEKKLQNAEEFA
- a CDS encoding O-antigen ligase family protein, yielding MNPTPEQKSPLSRSFRDRVGQINSLLPALLAFAVPLSTSAVSVLAILILLLWLLEGRFIEKGLEIVSHPVAVAVFSFLALLCLGLLWTDDLVAGLEALKDQWKLALLPVILTAAAYRYRALYLYAFLGGMTLAMGMTFLARFGLVQYADVSPTHLTPKTFHVIYNPLLAFAIYLLFHEAIWGLARRNPAARLLLFSLAALMTVNMFITEGRTGQAVFLVLMGLLLFQIFAQNRLKATLAILLLLPSISIIGYLYSPTFQQRVNLARQEIEGFQKNPDTSVGMRLLFFQNSLEIIRHHPWFGVGTGDFQSAYAEVNSTRSPASIATDNPHNQYVLVGAMLGGAGLLLFLLIFIIMFVLAKLLPDPFQRLRIALPLFFLVIMLAESYLTVYQTAFFFVVMAAALFKEKPDQRLQEVLAENASPRCWLILSYRANIPGSACSQHIDDRLPFFRDQGIEPILLSGPVGNPSDKWIHFRTLSLAPSGIRFELRHFLRKHLQKRWQFKLVESICMIPIFPFYLLEKILINMESEWSWCFLASLRGFLLCRQLRPEVVYSTGGSASAHVAGLLIKRWTGCTWIAETQDPLVHDHGWRRGKRVLRVYKALEKKIGQHADAFVFLVQAAMRHCRRRTGGQCRGAVVYPGSIPELFQQHFCKKERCHFAHFGSLAGTRNLVTFFQALHQVLNRYKERAGFREKVQVDVYGSFDGASEREMERLGLTDLVVRHGIVSRQQALVAMQQTDCLLVIQNIIYFSCETIPSKVYEYLLTGRPIIGLVYNNEELDSMLTEHGHLAVPANNVQAIAGALDKILDDFVQEEQNATLQTMPARDFSKLPTVADAVQKLIALAEDQVEDQVETCC
- a CDS encoding glycosyltransferase family 2 protein, whose translation is MDVSLIITTYNWKEALELSLLSGLQQEKKPSEIIVADDGSRPDTGEIIARIAAQATFPVVHSWQQDEGFRLSASRNKAIAKTTGDYIVLIDGDIVMEKHFIADHIHFAQPGCFVQGTRVLLKEELSGLVLARKKMPETLCKKGVENRKNCLRSAFLSRLVSFKNRGMNGVRTCNFAFWRKDALAVNGFNEDFIGWGREDSEFTARLLNYGLMRRSVKFNALAYHLYHPRNDRSYLPENDRLLKETIEQKRVWCERGVDAYFVR
- a CDS encoding glycosyltransferase family 2 protein — its product is MNKISVYIIAWNEADKIRSALNSVLWADEIILADSYSEDDTAAIAQEMGARVEQITFCGFGDLRNRAMAACTHDWIFSLDADERCTPEARDEILAAVASANPADAYYIPRQNYFMGRWIKHSGFYPDYRQPQLFRKGTLHFKTDDPVHEEYTIRSAQPVSYLQQPIWQFPYKNLEEVARKANRYSTLGAQKLQQRGRRGGMLKALGRGLWSFFHMYFLKKGILDGWPGLVIAIGNFEGTWYKYAKLHELEENWQAPESPPLRRT
- the msbA gene encoding lipid A export permease/ATP-binding protein MsbA, with protein sequence MTNKTILTRLYQVMQPYRKKLVIAMLAMIIVAGFNAAQAYMVKPLLDEIFYQKNEEWLVILPLALLTVFLVKGVFYFLYSYLLEWIGQCVIKDLRNRIYAHLNDLSMGFFHKNSTGELISRIMNDVSMLQGSVSHALIHLLRDFFTVCGLLGVIFYMDWRLAFVSLIFIPMAAVPIVVFGKKFRRISTSYQQGMGEASDFLNETIRGARIVKAFCMEEQEKKLFGKKMQYLFDTLMTETKFRSLSHPLIEFLGGIGMALIIWFGGMQVLGGNSTPGTFMSFLTALVMLYEPVKGVSKINSTIQSGMAAAIRVFNLLDIEPEIKEKPNSQVLPRFHDAIEFDKVTFSYDKEEPVLRDIRLKVAQGEILAVVGPSGGGKTTLASLIPRFHDITQGTLRIDGYDIRDLTLHSLRSQIALVTQQTILFNDTVGKNIGYGSPNCTDEDIRQAAEAAFALEFIEDLPKGFDTVIGESGTRLSGGQRQRVSIARAILKDAPILVLDEATSALDTESERKVQKALDNLMKNRTTIVIAHRLSTIKNADRIIVMQDGRLVEEGTHENLLKEHGVYEGLYTMQYADR